Proteins encoded within one genomic window of Candidatus Alcyoniella australis:
- the mraZ gene encoding division/cell wall cluster transcriptional repressor MraZ, with protein sequence MKFAGRYYHTLDPKGRTSIPVSFREILSQNNFDRIVLTNDQKAEEQVLVGYTPDRWDELVQKLERQPQFDENVEMFKLYYISGAQEVSIDRQGRILVPPSLREATGLDKEIVIIGAGDTIQIWSKEAWQEVSQKARKSFKQIKAALADVL encoded by the coding sequence TTATCACACGCTGGATCCCAAGGGAAGAACGAGTATTCCCGTGAGTTTCCGCGAGATCCTCAGCCAGAACAACTTCGACCGTATCGTGCTGACCAACGACCAGAAGGCAGAGGAACAGGTGTTGGTGGGGTACACGCCGGATCGTTGGGACGAGCTGGTGCAGAAGCTGGAGCGTCAACCACAGTTCGATGAGAACGTTGAAATGTTCAAGCTGTATTACATCTCTGGCGCCCAAGAGGTGAGCATCGATCGTCAGGGCCGAATTCTGGTTCCGCCCTCATTGCGCGAGGCGACCGGCTTGGACAAGGAAATCGTGATCATTGGGGCTGGGGACACGATTCAAATTTGGAGCAAAGAGGCTTGGCAAGAGGTCAGCCAGAAGGCTCGTAAAAGTTTCAAGCAAATCAAGGCCGCGTTGGCCGACGTGCTTTAG